A genomic stretch from Sulfobacillus thermosulfidooxidans includes:
- the purQ gene encoding phosphoribosylformylglycinamidine synthase I, producing the protein MKVGVITFPGSNCDTDTFEALKQLGVDAVPLWYTDTSLSGIDRLILPGGFSYGDYLRSGALAAQAPIMDAVEQAIEEQDLPVLGICNGFQILCERGLLPGALRPNASGEFRCTWEYVRVNAVPESFPGLKPGEVLRLPIAHHEGAYAVEPGQLAPLFENQQVFLQYSDEHGAVHALTNPNGAVANIAAVSRGPVVGLMPHPERAMAAYLGSADGARFLKAWLGEDMA; encoded by the coding sequence ATGAAAGTCGGGGTCATTACCTTTCCTGGGTCGAACTGTGATACGGATACCTTTGAAGCCTTAAAGCAGTTAGGTGTTGACGCCGTGCCGTTATGGTATACCGATACCTCATTATCCGGAATTGATCGGTTAATTCTACCTGGAGGCTTTTCTTATGGCGACTACCTGCGGAGCGGAGCATTAGCCGCGCAGGCCCCTATTATGGATGCGGTCGAACAGGCGATTGAGGAACAGGACTTACCGGTATTAGGAATTTGCAATGGATTTCAGATTTTGTGTGAACGGGGCCTTTTGCCGGGGGCATTAAGACCCAATGCGTCCGGGGAATTCCGTTGTACTTGGGAGTATGTGCGCGTAAACGCTGTCCCCGAGAGTTTCCCCGGCCTTAAGCCTGGTGAAGTATTGCGTTTGCCGATTGCTCATCATGAAGGTGCTTATGCCGTAGAACCGGGTCAATTAGCCCCGCTCTTTGAAAATCAACAGGTCTTTTTGCAATATAGTGACGAACACGGCGCCGTGCATGCTTTGACTAATCCCAACGGGGCAGTGGCTAATATTGCGGCGGTTAGTCGAGGACCTGTTGTCGGTTTGATGCCACATCCCGAGCGAGCGATGGCAGCGTATTTAGGTTCCGCCGATGGTGCGCGGTTCTTAAAGGCTTGGTTAGGGGAGGACATGGCATGA